Proteins encoded by one window of Bradyrhizobium sp. B097:
- the sseA gene encoding 3-mercaptopyruvate sulfurtransferase: protein MTTTDDPLVSTEWLAAHLGDANVKVLDATFKLPGVLPLPKDDYLAAHLPGAVFFDVDAVSDHSNPLPHMFPSAEQFGRDIGGLGVSNADTVVIYDAGGWVAAPRAWWMFLSYGHRNVRILNGGLKKWRAEGRAVESGEVKPEPATFKASYDPKRVRSVEQMIANVESRAEQVIDARAADRFEGRAPEPRPGIRAGHIPGARNVPYNQLFDAATGEMKPLDDLRKSFSGAGVKLDAPVVTSCGSGVSAGVLTLALYRLGVTESALYDGSWSEWGQASGPPIATGPA, encoded by the coding sequence ATGACCACCACCGACGATCCGCTCGTTTCGACCGAATGGCTGGCCGCGCATCTCGGCGATGCCAACGTCAAGGTGCTTGACGCGACCTTCAAGCTGCCCGGCGTGCTGCCGCTGCCGAAGGACGATTATCTCGCCGCGCATCTGCCCGGCGCAGTGTTCTTCGACGTCGATGCGGTGTCCGATCACTCCAATCCGCTGCCGCACATGTTTCCGAGCGCCGAGCAGTTCGGCCGCGACATCGGCGGGCTCGGCGTCAGCAATGCCGACACCGTCGTGATCTATGACGCCGGCGGCTGGGTCGCGGCGCCGCGCGCCTGGTGGATGTTCCTGTCTTATGGCCATCGAAACGTGCGGATTCTCAACGGCGGCCTGAAGAAGTGGCGCGCCGAGGGCAGGGCGGTCGAGAGCGGCGAGGTGAAGCCGGAGCCTGCAACGTTCAAGGCGAGCTATGATCCGAAGCGCGTGCGCAGCGTCGAGCAGATGATCGCCAATGTCGAAAGCCGTGCCGAGCAGGTGATCGATGCGCGCGCCGCCGATCGCTTCGAGGGCCGCGCGCCGGAGCCGCGGCCGGGCATTCGCGCGGGCCACATCCCGGGCGCCCGCAATGTGCCCTACAACCAGCTGTTCGATGCTGCGACCGGCGAGATGAAGCCGCTCGACGATCTGCGCAAGTCGTTCAGTGGTGCCGGCGTCAAGCTCGACGCGCCTGTTGTCACGAGCTGTGGCTCCGGCGTCTCGGCCGGCGTGCTGACGCTCGCGCTCTACCGGCTCGGCGTCACCGAGAGCGCGCTCTATGACGGCTCATGGTCGGAATGGGGACAGGCGAGCGGCCCGCCGATCGCGACCGGACCGGCCTGA
- a CDS encoding rhodanese-like domain-containing protein gives MPQNIHRGIKVMIDEANAEIETISAADAITLIGKNDVVIVDIRDPREIERDGKIPGAFSCTRGMLEFWIDPNSPYAKPIFQEDKKFIFHCAGGLRSALAAKTAKDMGLKPVAHMGGGFAAWREAGGPIEAWEPKKKG, from the coding sequence ATGCCCCAGAACATCCACCGCGGCATCAAGGTGATGATCGACGAGGCCAATGCCGAGATCGAGACCATCAGCGCAGCCGACGCGATCACGCTGATCGGCAAGAATGACGTCGTGATCGTCGACATCCGCGATCCCCGCGAGATCGAGCGCGACGGCAAGATCCCCGGTGCGTTCTCCTGCACCCGCGGCATGCTGGAGTTCTGGATCGATCCGAACAGCCCCTACGCCAAGCCGATTTTCCAGGAAGACAAGAAGTTCATCTTCCATTGCGCCGGTGGCCTGCGCTCGGCGCTTGCCGCCAAGACCGCCAAGGACATGGGCCTGAAGCCGGTCGCGCATATGGGCGGCGGCTTTGCCGCCTGGCGCGAGGCCGGCGGTCCGATCGAGGCGTGGGAGCCGAAGAAGAAGGGCTGA
- a CDS encoding L,D-transpeptidase family protein, whose translation MMINRILTICAAAALGVAGTSLARAQQSYPAPQGPVYSAAPQPYSQGNMPDFDSLDDEDAPRNSAALPPPGPVMSPDDPRYGRPMNSQPVYSDRGAPSGPVMSPDDPRYGRPMGPPPVIYGDRPGAQQANRDNGVPAAGVSYGDDRGGMRPPEGVTGAVPQQQAPVDANGKPLQIAALPADEQPEDGPAQLAPNLRRQEVAFATKEPAGTIVVDTPNTYLYYILGNGRAIRYGVRVGRDGFTWTGVQKITRKAEWPDWHPPTEMIERQPYLPRFMAGGPGNPLGARAMYLGSTVYRIHGTNQPSTIGKFVSSGCIGMLNEDVSDLFERTKVGTRVVVLPGGAAPGTTTASAAPPPNPMAPAQAAPLPGTQPTSVQPLPAPVTVR comes from the coding sequence ATGATGATCAACCGCATTCTGACGATTTGCGCTGCCGCGGCTCTCGGCGTGGCGGGAACCTCGCTTGCGCGTGCGCAGCAGAGCTATCCGGCTCCCCAGGGCCCGGTCTATTCGGCCGCGCCGCAGCCCTACTCGCAGGGCAACATGCCGGATTTCGACTCGCTCGACGATGAAGACGCGCCGCGCAATTCGGCCGCGCTGCCGCCGCCCGGCCCGGTGATGTCGCCGGATGACCCGCGCTACGGCCGCCCGATGAATTCCCAGCCCGTCTACTCCGACCGTGGTGCGCCATCCGGTCCGGTGATGTCGCCCGATGATCCGCGCTATGGCCGGCCGATGGGGCCGCCGCCGGTGATCTATGGCGATCGCCCGGGCGCACAGCAAGCCAATCGCGACAATGGCGTTCCGGCCGCAGGCGTATCCTACGGCGACGACCGCGGCGGCATGCGTCCGCCCGAGGGCGTGACCGGAGCGGTGCCGCAGCAGCAGGCGCCGGTCGATGCCAATGGCAAGCCGCTGCAGATCGCGGCGCTGCCGGCGGACGAGCAGCCGGAAGATGGCCCGGCGCAACTGGCCCCGAATCTGCGGCGCCAGGAAGTGGCGTTCGCGACCAAAGAGCCGGCCGGCACGATCGTTGTCGATACGCCGAATACCTACCTCTATTACATCCTGGGCAATGGCCGGGCGATCCGTTACGGCGTCCGTGTCGGGCGCGACGGCTTCACCTGGACCGGGGTGCAGAAGATCACCCGTAAGGCCGAGTGGCCGGATTGGCATCCGCCGACGGAGATGATCGAACGTCAGCCCTATCTACCGCGCTTCATGGCTGGCGGACCGGGCAACCCGCTCGGCGCCCGCGCGATGTATCTCGGCTCGACCGTGTACCGTATTCACGGCACCAACCAGCCGTCGACCATCGGCAAGTTCGTCTCGTCGGGTTGCATCGGAATGCTGAACGAGGACGTCTCGGACCTGTTTGAACGCACCAAGGTCGGCACCCGCGTGGTCGTGCTGCCCGGCGGCGCAGCCCCGGGCACAACGACGGCTTCCGCCGCGCCGCCGCCCAACCCGATGGCCCCCGCTCAGGCCGCGCCGCTGCCCGGCACGCAGCCGACCTCGGTCCAGCCGCTGCCCGCGCCGGTCACGGTGCGCTAA
- a CDS encoding VWA domain-containing protein: MFLQFFTSLRDAQVPVTLREYLTLMEALDADLAEQTVENFYYLSRAALVKDERNLDKFDRVFGTVFKGLESLLDAMGKAEIPEEWLKKLAEKYLTEEEKKQIEAMGWDKLMETLKKRLEEQKGRHQGGSKWIGTAGTSPFGAHGYNPEGVRIGQEKNRNNRAVKVWDKREFKDLDGNVELGIRNIKVALRRLRKFARTGAPDELDLDTTIKETANHGYLDVHMRPERRNAVKVLVFFDIGGSMDSHIEQVEELFSAAKSEFKHMEYFYFHNCLYEGVWKQNKRRFTDRTPTWDVLHKYPHDYKVVFVGDASMSPYEIMVPGGSVEHVNEEAGSVWLDRITRTYPHAVWLNPVAQKHWDYSESTTIIRRLFSERMYPITIEGLENAMRELVR, from the coding sequence ATGTTCCTGCAGTTCTTCACATCGCTGCGCGACGCCCAGGTCCCCGTGACGCTACGGGAATATTTGACCTTGATGGAAGCGCTTGACGCCGATCTCGCCGAACAGACCGTCGAGAACTTCTACTATTTGTCGCGCGCCGCCCTGGTGAAGGACGAGCGCAATCTCGACAAGTTCGACCGCGTGTTCGGCACCGTGTTCAAGGGGCTCGAGAGCCTGCTCGACGCCATGGGCAAGGCAGAGATCCCCGAGGAGTGGCTGAAGAAGCTCGCCGAGAAATATCTCACCGAGGAAGAGAAGAAGCAGATCGAGGCCATGGGCTGGGACAAGCTCATGGAGACCTTGAAGAAGCGGCTCGAGGAACAGAAGGGCCGTCACCAGGGCGGCAGCAAGTGGATCGGCACCGCCGGCACCTCGCCGTTCGGCGCCCACGGCTATAATCCCGAGGGCGTGCGGATCGGGCAGGAGAAGAACCGCAACAACCGCGCCGTGAAAGTGTGGGACAAGCGCGAGTTCAAGGATCTCGACGGCAATGTCGAGCTCGGCATCCGCAACATCAAGGTCGCGCTGCGGCGGCTGCGCAAGTTTGCGCGCACCGGCGCGCCCGACGAGCTCGACCTCGACACCACGATCAAGGAGACCGCCAACCACGGCTATCTTGACGTGCACATGCGGCCCGAGCGGCGCAACGCGGTCAAGGTGCTGGTGTTCTTCGATATCGGCGGCTCGATGGATTCGCATATCGAGCAGGTCGAGGAACTGTTCTCGGCCGCCAAGAGCGAATTCAAGCACATGGAATATTTCTACTTCCACAACTGCCTCTATGAGGGCGTCTGGAAGCAGAACAAGCGGCGCTTCACCGATCGCACGCCGACCTGGGACGTGCTGCACAAGTATCCGCACGACTACAAGGTGGTGTTCGTCGGCGACGCCTCGATGTCGCCCTACGAGATCATGGTTCCCGGCGGCTCGGTCGAGCATGTCAACGAGGAGGCCGGCTCGGTCTGGCTCGACCGCATCACCCGTACCTATCCTCACGCGGTGTGGCTCAATCCGGTGGCGCAGAAGCACTGGGACTATTCGGAATCGACCACCATCATCCGCCGCCTGTTCTCCGAGCGCATGTATCCGATCACGATCGAAGGTCTGGAGAACGCGATGCGGGAGCTGGTGCGGTAA
- a CDS encoding GlsB/YeaQ/YmgE family stress response membrane protein, whose protein sequence is MGIIAALVIGAIAGWLAGLIVRGAGFGLIGNMVVGIIGALVASWLLPRLGVGLGGSAIRDILNATIGACIVLVIVSMIRRA, encoded by the coding sequence ATGGGCATCATTGCGGCACTGGTGATCGGTGCGATTGCCGGCTGGCTCGCGGGGCTGATCGTGCGCGGCGCGGGCTTCGGGCTGATCGGCAACATGGTTGTCGGCATCATCGGCGCGCTGGTGGCGAGCTGGCTGCTGCCGCGCCTCGGCGTCGGCCTCGGCGGCAGCGCGATCCGCGACATCCTCAACGCGACGATCGGCGCTTGCATCGTGCTGGTGATCGTATCGATGATCAGACGAGCGTGA
- a CDS encoding D-2-hydroxyacid dehydrogenase family protein has product MTRLRCAILDDYFDIALSLADWPAIEDRVEAVVFDKPFTSEADAAAKLKDFEIICAMRERTPFPRSLLDALPKLKLLITSGMRNAAIDMEAAKDRKVVLCGTQYSRDPTAPLTMGLILELTRGIGRENARMHAGEAWQSFAGTEIEGKTLGVIGLGKLGSKVAGMAKVFGMNVIAWSPNLTPEKCKEAGVGYASKDELFATSDIITIHVVLSPRSRGLVGAADLARMKPSAYLVNTARGPIVDEGALLVALREKKIAGAGIDVFSVEPLPIDHPLRKLDNVVITPHLGYATRESLQAHYQQMVACIDDFTNGSEPPRRLA; this is encoded by the coding sequence ATGACGCGGCTGCGCTGTGCAATCCTCGACGACTATTTCGATATCGCGCTTTCGCTGGCCGACTGGCCGGCAATCGAGGATCGCGTCGAGGCTGTCGTGTTCGACAAGCCGTTCACGAGCGAGGCGGATGCAGCAGCCAAGCTGAAGGATTTCGAGATCATCTGCGCGATGCGCGAGCGCACACCGTTCCCGCGCAGCCTGCTCGACGCCTTGCCCAAGCTGAAGCTTCTGATCACGTCGGGTATGCGCAACGCCGCGATCGACATGGAGGCCGCCAAGGACCGCAAGGTGGTGCTGTGCGGCACCCAGTATAGCCGCGATCCCACCGCGCCCCTGACCATGGGCCTGATCCTGGAACTGACCCGCGGCATCGGCCGCGAGAATGCGCGGATGCACGCCGGCGAGGCCTGGCAGAGCTTTGCCGGCACCGAGATCGAGGGCAAGACGCTCGGCGTCATCGGCCTCGGCAAGCTCGGCAGCAAGGTCGCCGGCATGGCCAAGGTTTTCGGCATGAACGTGATTGCCTGGAGTCCCAATTTGACGCCGGAGAAGTGCAAGGAGGCGGGCGTCGGCTACGCCAGCAAGGACGAGCTGTTCGCGACCTCGGACATCATCACCATCCATGTCGTGCTGAGCCCGCGCTCGCGCGGACTGGTCGGCGCCGCCGATCTCGCCCGCATGAAGCCGTCAGCCTATCTCGTCAACACCGCGCGCGGGCCGATCGTCGACGAGGGCGCCCTGCTGGTCGCGCTGCGCGAGAAGAAGATCGCCGGCGCCGGCATCGACGTGTTCTCGGTCGAGCCACTGCCGATCGATCACCCGCTCCGCAAGCTCGACAACGTCGTGATCACGCCGCATCTCGGCTACGCGACGCGCGAGAGCCTGCAGGCGCATTATCAGCAGATGGTCGCGTGCATCGACGACTTCACCAATGGCAGCGAGCCGCCGCGGCGTTTGGCCTGA